The following proteins are encoded in a genomic region of Ictalurus punctatus breed USDA103 chromosome 15, Coco_2.0, whole genome shotgun sequence:
- the c15h1orf127 gene encoding uncharacterized protein C1orf127 homolog isoform X2 codes for MGNPPAEFIEGDVECFSEYMELWIHRMRTEGLRLWLSAMLRIQVTLGSLEILNHQLSACGYGLHKDPDRNYIFRVMYSGCFVQQEHGHYVIVLNLVKRISRFGGRTHNYVMKCPVVPAPPNTEHIQCDPDFIQVTRQIPVDSWNSELRWSLALRGSLVVALEDASLIQVNVDIQKPLITVQGRRNTVLNPVQVLQTEGQFLPLKLVSGQYAYSMEATCPNMIQHSSEDTVLHIYKRRMGLTKRGGYDNETLSISSVSINQTDTFTWSETTSFVKLIVPTALIQKTKKCADKEGENLQQPFFRIDVVLTFKETNNRMFWTMENTSPCSHDHIPSVTTHPSVTSKSPVTFTALKPTLVNSLTEEPLLLPSTKPQTSPGTIEKGFSKTSTVFQVTTIPGVVSGSPWSTGSGDSDTRNVFRTTLFKADTSTDDLNPDFPGNLVLTTSRSMGSDATLVS; via the exons tcacTCTTGGGTCTCTGGAGATCTTAAACCATCAGCTGTCAGCATGTGGCTATGGCCTGCATAAAGATCCTGACAGGAACTACATCTTCAGAGTCATGTACAGTGGGTGCTTTGTCCAACAAGAG CATGGCCATTATGTGATTGTATTGAACTTGGTGAAGAGAATAAGCCGCTTTGGAGGCAGGACACATAATTATGTAATGAAATGTCCTGTAGTTCCAGCGCCACCCAACACAGAGCATATTCAGTGTGACCCTGATTTCATCCAG GTTACCAGACAGATCCCAGTGGATAGCTGGAACAGTGAG CTCAGATGGTCTCTTGCTTTGAGAGGGAGTCTGGTAGTGGCGCTGGAAGATGCTAGTCTGATTCAAGTAAATGTTGACATTCAGAAGCCACTCATTACTGTTCAAGGCAGGAGGAACACAGTTCTCAATCCTGTGCAG GTTCTACAGACTGAGGGCCAGTTCTTACCTCTTAAGTTGGTCAGTGGACAATATGCCTATAGCATGGAAGCCACTTGTCCAAATA TGATTCAGCACTCATCTGAGGACACAGTGCTGCACATTTACAAACGCCGCATGGGATTGACTAAGAGAGGAGGTTATGACAATGAGACCCTGTCAATCAGCAGTGTGTCTATAAACCAGACAGACACATTTACCTGGTCTGAGACCACCAGCTTTGTGAAGCTCATCGTTCCCACTGCGCTTATTCAAAAGACAAAG AAATGTGCCGACAAGGAGGGTGAGAATCTCCAACAGCCATTCTTCAGAATAGATGTTGTGCTCACTTTTAAAGAGACAAATAACAGAATGTTCTGGACGATGGAGAACACGTCACCATGCTCAC ATGATCACATTCCTTCAGTGACAACTCATCCCTCAGTAACATCTAAATCTCCTGTGACATTTACTGCTTTAAAGCCCACACTCGTCAATTCACTCACAGAAGAGCCACTGCTTTTGCCCAGCACGAAGCCCCAGACGTCACCCGGGACCATTGAAAAAGGATTTAGCAAGACTAGCACGGTTTTTCAAGTTACTACGATACCTGGAGTGGTATCAGGATCTCCATGGAGCACTGGTTCAGGAGACAGTGATACACGTAATGTGTTCAGAACCACCTTGTTCAAGGCAGATACTAGTACTGATGATCTAAATCCTGATTTTCCTGGGAATCTTGTTTTAACAACATCTCGTAGCATGGGGTCAGATGCAACACTGGTTAGTTGA